Proteins encoded by one window of bacterium:
- a CDS encoding aminotransferase class I/II-fold pyridoxal phosphate-dependent enzyme, with protein FNIDMTIFYHKLDVHWSYKTNIDYGVSNFIQNAGIAALNLPQNYIDETVEKYKRRRDFMVKSFKNLGWNISKPKATMYLWLSVPNGYDSKAWCKEILSKTGVIFTPGIAFGKNSDKYFRVSLAAQDEELYEAIKRLEKSGIRYY; from the coding sequence TTTAATATTGATATGACTATATTTTATCACAAATTAGACGTGCATTGGTCTTATAAGACAAACATAGATTACGGAGTAAGTAACTTTATTCAAAATGCTGGTATTGCTGCACTGAATTTACCGCAAAACTATATTGATGAAACTGTAGAAAAATATAAACGCAGAAGAGATTTCATGGTTAAAAGTTTCAAAAATTTGGGTTGGAATATATCTAAACCAAAGGCTACTATGTATTTATGGTTGTCTGTTCCAAATGGTTATGATTCTAAAGCTTGGTGTAAAGAGATTTTATCTAAAACCGGTGTAATCTTTACTCCCGGTATAGCTTTTGGAAAGAATAGTGATAAATATTTCAGAGTATCTCTTGCTGCTCAAGATGAAGAACTTTATGAAGCTATTAAACGATTGGAAAAATCAGGCATTAGATATTATTAA
- a CDS encoding PDDEXK nuclease domain-containing protein: protein MQNIDKSYIEILDTLKQKIKTAQLKASLAVNAEMLILYWEIGKIILEKQKQEGWGAKIIDTLSHDLSTNFPEMKGFSTRNLKYMRKFAETYPDFKFVQVPLALITWYHNITLLDKIKNKEERLWYANKTVEFGWSRNVLVLQIESQLYQRQAIADKTSNFKNTLPVPQSELAHNMLKDPYKFDFLGIGQESQEKEIENALVQHMKKFLLELGVGFAFVGQQYHLEVGEQDFYLDLLFYHLKLRCYVIIELKSKEFKPEYAGKLNFYLSAADDLLRHPGDKPSIGILLCKNKNNVIAEYALKDINKPIGISEYTLTQAIPENLKTNLPSIEELEAELSDLENE from the coding sequence ATGCAAAATATTGATAAATCATATATAGAAATACTTGATACCTTAAAGCAAAAGATAAAAACGGCTCAGCTAAAAGCAAGTCTTGCTGTTAATGCCGAAATGCTCATTTTGTACTGGGAAATTGGCAAGATAATTCTTGAAAAGCAAAAACAAGAGGGTTGGGGAGCAAAAATTATTGATACCCTTTCTCATGATCTTAGTACAAATTTCCCTGAAATGAAAGGTTTTTCGACTCGTAATTTAAAATACATGCGTAAATTTGCTGAAACCTATCCTGATTTTAAATTTGTGCAAGTACCGCTTGCACTAATTACTTGGTATCACAACATAACGCTTCTTGACAAAATAAAAAACAAAGAAGAACGGTTGTGGTATGCAAATAAAACCGTTGAATTTGGCTGGTCAAGGAATGTCCTTGTTCTTCAAATAGAAAGTCAACTTTACCAACGACAAGCGATAGCCGATAAAACATCAAACTTTAAAAATACGTTACCGGTTCCACAATCAGAACTTGCACATAATATGCTAAAAGATCCGTATAAATTTGATTTTCTAGGTATTGGACAGGAATCTCAGGAAAAAGAAATTGAAAATGCTCTTGTACAACACATGAAAAAATTTCTTCTTGAACTTGGTGTGGGGTTTGCCTTTGTAGGTCAGCAATATCACCTTGAAGTAGGAGAACAGGATTTTTATTTAGATTTGTTATTTTATCATTTAAAATTACGCTGTTATGTAATAATAGAGTTAAAATCAAAAGAATTTAAGCCTGAATATGCCGGTAAATTAAATTTTTATTTATCTGCGGCAGACGATTTATTAAGACATCCTGGTGATAAACCATCAATAGGAATTTTACTTTGTAAAAATAAGAATAACGTAATTGCAGAATATGCCCTAAAAGACATTAACAAACCTATAGGTATTTCTGAATATACTCTTACTCAAGCAATCCCTGAAAATCTCAAAACTAACCTTCCTTCTATCGAGGAGCTGGAAGCGGAACTTTCAGATTTAGAGAACGAATAA
- a CDS encoding UPF0158 family protein, translating to MEAIKLKEIVDAIEDQSDELYFYLNKKSKKVVMISNDEMRAAEDEDPIEDFPEWQQEIIKIAIEIVNTDDYIELPEKSNINEYEIMEDFCLSIEDDKLRGILLASIKGKGAFKRFKDVAYRHEILENWYEFKNIALKQIAINWCKENNINYTD from the coding sequence ATGGAAGCAATAAAATTAAAAGAAATTGTTGATGCCATCGAAGATCAAAGTGATGAACTTTATTTTTATCTGAATAAAAAATCCAAAAAAGTTGTTATGATATCAAACGATGAGATGAGAGCCGCTGAAGACGAAGACCCAATAGAGGATTTCCCTGAATGGCAGCAGGAGATTATCAAAATTGCCATTGAAATAGTGAATACTGATGACTATATTGAATTGCCGGAAAAATCTAATATCAATGAATATGAAATTATGGAAGATTTCTGTCTTTCAATTGAAGATGACAAACTTAGAGGAATTCTTTTGGCTTCAATAAAAGGAAAAGGAGCTTTCAAAAGGTTTAAAGATGTGGCTTACAGGCATGAAATTCTTGAAAATTGGTATGAATTTAAAAATATAGCCTTAAAACAGATTGCAATAAATTGGTGCAAAGAAAATAATATAAATTATACAGATTAG